The following are from one region of the Microtus ochrogaster isolate Prairie Vole_2 chromosome 17, MicOch1.0, whole genome shotgun sequence genome:
- the LOC101986754 gene encoding L-threonine 3-dehydrogenase, mitochondrial: protein MLVLGMLKLVVSGTAQSKASGRWKLVLPLRFLGSSPCRIPADDSFHSTSLSETEPPRVFITGGLGQLGIGLAGLLRRRFGKENVILSDIKKPPAHVFHSGPFIYANILDYKKLREIVVNHRISWIFHYSALLSAVGEANVALARDVNITGLHNILDVAAEFNMRLFVPSTIGAFGATSPRNPAPDLCIQRPRTIYGVSKVHAELMGEYYYYRYGLDFRCLRYPGIISAESQPGGGTTDYAVQIFHDAAKKGTFECNLKASTRLPMMYISDCLRASLEVMEAPAERLSMRTYNISAMSFTPEELARAIVKHIPDFQITYCVDPLRQAIAESWPMKLDDNNARMDWGWKHDFDLPQLVATMLTFYGASTRCAQAN from the exons ATGCTGGTCCTCGGGATGCTGAAACTGGTGGTCAGTGGGACAGCACAGAGCAAAGCCTCTGGCCGCTGGAAGCTTGTCTTGCCCTTGCGGTTTCTAGGCAGCTCCCCTTGTCGAATCCCAGCAGATGACAGCTTCCACTCCACCTCGCTCTCCGAAACAGAGCCTCCGCGGGTCTTCATCACAG GGGGTCTTGGCCAGCTGGGAATAGGACTTGCTGGCCTTTTGAG GAGACGATTTGGGAAGGAAAACGTGATCTTATCAGACATAAAGAAGCCCCCTGCTCACGTCTTCCACAGTG GCCCGTTCATTTATGCCAATATCCTGGATTACAAGAAACTCCGTGAGATCGTGGTGAACCACCGGATTAGCTGGATCTTTCACTACAGTGCACTGCTCAGTGCTGTCGGAGAAGCAAATGTGGCCTTGGCCAGAGATGTAAATATAACTG GACTGCATAACATTCTAGATGTTGCAGCCGAATTCAATATGAGATTGTTTGTGCCCAGCACAATTGGAGCTTTTGGAGCTACCTCTCCTCGGAACCCTGCACCTGATCTCTGCATTCAAAGGCCCAGGACCATCTATGGGGTATCCAAGGTCCACGCAGAGCTCATGGGAGAA tactATTATTACCGGTATGGGTTAGATTTCCGGTGCCTAAGATATCCTGGAATCATTTCTGCAGAATCCCAGCCTGGAGGAGGAACAACTG ACTACGCAGTCCAGATTTTCCATGATGCAGCAAAGAAAGGCACATTTGAGTGCAACCTCAAGGCTAGCACCAGGCTCCCCATGATGTACATCAGCGACTGCCTCAGGGCCTCCCTGGAAGTCATGGAGGCCCCTGCTGAGCGCCTCTCCATGAGGACCTACAACATCAGCGCCATGAGCTTCACCCCCGAGGAGCTGGCACGGGCCATCGTTAAGCACATACCCGACTTCCAGATCACCTACTGTGTGGATCCCCTCCGGCAGGCCATAG CTGAGAGCTGGCCCATGAAACTAGATGACAACAATGCCCGAATGGACTGGGGCTGGAAGCACGACTTTGATCTTCCGCAGCTGGTGGCTACAATGCTCACCTTCTATGGAGCCAGCACCAGATGTGCCCAAGCTAactga